In the genome of Octopus sinensis linkage group LG12, ASM634580v1, whole genome shotgun sequence, one region contains:
- the LOC115217944 gene encoding uncharacterized protein LOC115217944, with product MPRPSNVASTTTENLSVPGPSWTVTTTITENLNVPGPSRPVAKTVLENPHVDRHSTKPNYHSEKYEHFYTYKIHGQCYHEMGSLRPIPGKEPTFMQVSFVGGHDEELAIRKKNNPKLEQRVIEVLQMMLHQTHPYVREFKNAMDTLDSQPHLKLVIHADKTPAGEHPGRFNAPTTNEVAALMVDEVHGNRDIILRHRDEDVTFVSELHRCYDCLQYPLLFPHGEDGYHLEIQKVDPTILTLLDKKVSCKAFYAY from the coding sequence atgccaCGACCTTCAAATGTTGCTTCGACAACAACTGAAAATCTCAGTGTCCCCGGACCTTCATGGActgttacaacaacaataacggaaAACCTCAATGTCCCTGGACCTTCAAGACCCGTTGCGAAAACAGTACTCGAAAACCCCCATGTCGACAGACATTCTACAAAGCCTAATTATCATTCAGAGAAGTATGAACATTTTTACACATACAAAATTCATGGACAGTGCTACCATGAAATGGGAAGTCTTCGGCCGATTCCTGGTAAAGAGCCTACATTCATGCAGGTTTCCTTTGTTGGTGGTCACGATGAGGAACTTGCtatcaggaaaaaaaataatccaaaacTTGAGCAACGTGTAATTGAAGTACTTCAGATGATGCTCCACCAGACTCATCCTTATGTTCGTGAGTTCAAAAATGCAATGGATACGTTGGATTCTCAACCTCATTTAAAATTGGTGATACATGCCGACAAAACTCCTGCCGGTGAGCACCCTGGTCGTTTCAACGCTCCAACTACGAATGAAGTTGCAGCACTCATGGTCGATGAGGTCCATGGAAATCGTGACATAATCCTCCGTCACCGCGACGAAGACGTGACTTTTGTTTCAGAATTACACCGATGTTACGATTGCTTGCAGTACCCTCTCCTTTTTCCTCATGGAGAGGATGGATACCACTTAGAAATTCAAAAGGTTGATCCCACAATTCTCACACTTCTTGACAAGAAGGTTTCCTGCAAGGCATTTTACGCCTATTGA
- the LOC115217943 gene encoding uncharacterized protein LOC115217943 codes for MTWKRKSGFCRTTRKAAALNKVRDFQLPQPEYNETCQLMPKFIVEEYDWKQILLVLKCGSGAQIVHVTLKTLYIWMSETELSLKKNMSVRNSSDATFVNYISDIGSGQCLLSDPLRNVIRIRLDILLETSSISEICKFVFDDLSENYKIASRLCSRALIASTNEVVNSVNEHMISNFPRKSREDCNSDITHDENYHQYTQAFLNNLNPLELPPHIIKLKMNYPIVLHKNSGPSNGTTYT; via the exons ATGACCTGGAAACGGAAATCAGGATTTTGTAGGACTACTAGGAAGGCTGCCGCTCTAAATAAAGTTCGAGATTTCCAACTGCCTCAACCTGAATATAACGAAACCTGTCAACTAATGCCAAAGTTTATCGTAGAAGAAT ATGACTGGAAGCAGATTCTACTTGTTCTTAAATGTGGTAGTGGAGCCCAAATAGTGCACGTCACCTTGAAAACATTGTACATCTGGATGTCTGAGACGGAGTTGAGTCTAAAGAAAAACATGAGTGTACGAAATTCTTCAGACGCAACTTTCGTAAACTATATAAGCGACATCGGTTCCGGACAATGTTTGCTCTCTGATCCACTGAGAAATGTGATTCGAATTAGGCTAGATATTTTGCTCGAAACGTCATCTATTTCCGAAATATGCAAATTCGTATTTGATGATTTAAGTGAAAACTACAAAATTGCATCACGGCTGTGTTCCCGAGCTCTCATCGCCTCAACCAATGAAGTGGTAAACAGTGTGAATGAGCACATGATTAGCAACTTCCCTAGGAAAAGTCGAGAGGACTGTAATTCGGATATAACACATGATGAAAACTACCACCAGTACACACAGGCTTTCTTGAACAACTTAAATCCATTGGAATTGCCACCCCATATAATCAAATTGAAAATGAACTATCCGATAGTGCTCCATAAGAATTCTGGTCCATCCAATGGAACAACATACACTTAG